Proteins encoded in a region of the Syntrophorhabdales bacterium genome:
- a CDS encoding geranylgeranyl reductase family protein: protein MKYDVIVIGAGPAGSSAARVLAEAGVHVALLERAKMPRYKVCGAGIVGRALRILPSNVKESIERQCFSARLHLLDAGLQFSVTRQEPLVSMSMRDKFDRLLALNAVGAGAELREECHVFDVSQEDGVVALKTNTGSLSCSFVVSADGSTGSIPRKAGWRETRRLGPAIEWEVPVNERTLERFASAALFYFGLIPAGYAWIFPKGSHLSVGLASVKRGRIPLDQSLGQLLRSVDIPLGDTTVRHGAVAALRPRSDVLMSGRILLAGDTAGFTDPVTGEGISFAVRSGQLAAKALIAGRFDETLVRKEYQSTVEEQILRELRSAADVAKLLYGPAAIRNYLFRLKGQAFCEAMADVMGGKTTYHELVSQVLAYAKRVLVPDVTRIFSRPAKD, encoded by the coding sequence ATGAAGTATGATGTGATCGTCATTGGCGCCGGGCCTGCGGGGTCCTCCGCAGCACGAGTGCTTGCCGAAGCCGGGGTGCATGTTGCACTGCTTGAACGCGCTAAGATGCCGCGCTATAAGGTGTGCGGAGCCGGCATCGTCGGGCGCGCCTTGCGGATCCTGCCGTCCAACGTCAAAGAAAGCATCGAGCGCCAATGTTTTTCTGCCAGGCTGCACCTCCTTGATGCAGGATTGCAATTCAGTGTGACGAGGCAGGAGCCGCTGGTCTCGATGTCGATGCGCGACAAATTTGACCGCTTGCTCGCGCTCAATGCAGTCGGTGCCGGGGCAGAACTGCGGGAAGAATGTCATGTTTTTGATGTATCTCAAGAAGATGGCGTGGTTGCGCTCAAGACCAACACGGGGTCGCTCTCCTGCTCGTTCGTTGTATCGGCTGACGGCTCGACCGGTTCGATCCCTCGGAAAGCCGGTTGGCGCGAGACGCGCAGATTAGGCCCTGCCATCGAGTGGGAAGTGCCTGTCAATGAGAGGACGCTCGAAAGGTTCGCGAGTGCGGCCCTGTTCTATTTCGGCCTTATACCGGCCGGATACGCGTGGATTTTTCCAAAAGGTTCCCATCTTTCGGTGGGCCTTGCCAGCGTGAAGCGCGGCAGAATACCCCTCGACCAATCCCTCGGACAGCTTCTTCGATCGGTTGATATTCCTTTAGGCGATACCACCGTACGTCACGGAGCGGTGGCAGCGTTGCGCCCGAGGAGCGATGTTCTTATGAGCGGACGCATTCTCCTCGCAGGGGATACAGCAGGCTTCACGGATCCTGTAACAGGAGAAGGGATATCCTTTGCGGTGAGGAGCGGCCAACTCGCAGCAAAGGCGCTCATTGCAGGAAGATTCGATGAGACATTGGTCAGAAAAGAGTATCAGTCGACGGTTGAAGAGCAGATACTGAGAGAACTGAGATCAGCCGCAGATGTAGCAAAACTTCTGTATGGTCCTGCTGCTATCCGCAACTACCTCTTTCGTCTTAAAGGCCAGGCGTTCTGCGAAGCTATGGCTGATGTGATGGGCGGCAAGACCACGTATCACGAACTCGTGTCACAAGTACTGGCTTACGCCAAGCGCGTGCTCGTGCCTGACGTCACCAGAATTTTCTCCCGCCCGGCGAAAGACTGA
- a CDS encoding peptide-binding protein, which translates to MGRKIATALLFILLLLSCGKKEETGKYDDPGRPAYGDTLITSSIGEASNLIPLLATDGASHDIAGYIYNGLVKYDKDLNIVGDLAESWDFSTDKLTITFHLRRDVRWQDGKPFTARDVLYTYKVTVDPKTPTAYSGDFLMVKKAEVPDDYTFKVTYDKPFAPALISWGVSILPSHLLEGKDITTSPLTRAPVGTGPYKLKEWIAGDRIVLTENSDYFEGRPYISRIIARVIPDPATQFLELKNGGIDMAGLTPLQYVKQTDYPKFNREFNKIKYLGFNYVYLGYNLKHPFFRDKRVRQALTYAVNKQEIIEGILLGQGVVADGPYKPDMWAYNPNVRKYSYDPKKAESLLAEAGFVKGSNGRLSKDGKPFEFTIMTNQGNDVRIHCAELIQRWFAAIGITVKIRVIEWAAFVNQFIDSRKFDAVLLAWTIPQDPDIYDIWHSSKQGTKELNFMGFENKEVDELLVQARQTFDQEERKRYYWRIQEILAEEQPYTFLFIPYTTLAVQKRIKGIVPAPAGITYNFPKWYVPADQQRYRTVQETK; encoded by the coding sequence ATGGGCAGAAAGATTGCGACTGCGCTTCTCTTTATTTTGCTGCTGTTATCGTGCGGCAAAAAAGAGGAAACAGGAAAATACGATGATCCGGGTAGGCCTGCCTACGGCGACACGCTCATCACCAGTTCCATCGGCGAAGCCTCCAACCTGATTCCACTGTTGGCTACGGACGGCGCTTCGCATGACATAGCCGGGTATATCTACAATGGGCTGGTCAAGTACGACAAGGACCTGAATATCGTGGGCGATCTTGCCGAATCGTGGGATTTCTCAACGGACAAGCTGACCATTACCTTCCATTTGAGGAGAGACGTAAGATGGCAGGACGGAAAACCTTTTACCGCGCGTGACGTGCTCTATACCTACAAGGTGACTGTGGATCCCAAAACGCCCACTGCGTACTCCGGAGATTTCCTGATGGTCAAGAAGGCCGAGGTACCGGACGATTACACCTTCAAGGTCACCTATGACAAGCCCTTTGCCCCGGCTCTCATAAGCTGGGGCGTGTCAATCCTGCCGAGTCATCTGCTGGAGGGAAAGGACATTACCACGTCTCCCCTCACACGCGCGCCGGTGGGCACAGGACCCTACAAGCTCAAAGAATGGATCGCCGGCGACCGGATTGTGCTTACCGAAAACTCCGATTATTTCGAGGGTCGGCCGTATATCTCCCGCATCATCGCTCGGGTAATACCTGACCCTGCAACGCAGTTTCTCGAATTGAAGAACGGGGGCATTGACATGGCGGGGCTTACGCCTTTGCAATACGTCAAGCAGACGGATTACCCGAAGTTCAACCGGGAATTCAACAAGATCAAATACCTCGGCTTCAATTACGTCTACCTCGGCTACAACTTGAAACATCCTTTCTTCAGGGATAAGCGCGTCCGTCAGGCCCTCACCTATGCGGTCAACAAGCAGGAGATTATAGAGGGTATCCTGCTCGGGCAGGGCGTGGTTGCTGACGGCCCGTACAAGCCCGATATGTGGGCTTACAACCCGAATGTGCGGAAATACTCGTACGATCCGAAGAAGGCAGAATCCCTGCTTGCTGAAGCCGGTTTCGTCAAAGGTTCGAACGGGCGCCTCTCAAAGGATGGGAAGCCCTTCGAATTCACCATCATGACCAATCAGGGCAATGATGTGAGGATCCACTGCGCAGAGCTTATTCAGCGGTGGTTTGCGGCAATAGGAATCACGGTAAAGATCAGGGTGATCGAGTGGGCCGCCTTTGTCAACCAGTTCATAGACTCCCGCAAATTCGATGCTGTGCTCCTGGCGTGGACCATACCGCAGGACCCGGACATTTACGACATCTGGCACTCTTCGAAGCAGGGGACGAAAGAGCTCAACTTTATGGGATTCGAGAATAAAGAAGTCGATGAACTTCTCGTACAGGCAAGACAGACCTTCGATCAGGAGGAGCGCAAGCGTTATTACTGGCGTATCCAGGAGATACTGGCAGAGGAACAGCCCTATACGTTTCTTTTTATTCCATACACAACTCTGGCTGTACAGAAGAGGATCAAAGGGATAGTTCCTGCCCCTGCGGGCATTACCTATAACTTTCCCAAGTGGTATGTGCCCGCAGATCAGCAGCGTTACAGGACAGTGCAGGAGACAAAATAG
- a CDS encoding ABC transporter permease, producing the protein MLTYLAKRLIFMVPMLLGITIISFLIVHLPPGEPGALGLEMNPKVTKEVRERVRALYDLDKPLHVQYYLWLKRFVKLDFGRSFSSDRRLVIDKITERLPITVSLNLLAMILELAFGIPIGIYCAKYKGSVLDKGLTAFVFAGFAIPTFWLALLCMLLFGVHLDLLPITGLKSFNYSELSFFGKVADLARHLILPVLISAVGGLAGMSRFMKSSLLEVLRQDYITTAYAKGLPEGMILRKHAVRNALLSVITILGMAVPGLIGGSVIFETIFGIPGMGQLFYMSVMSRDFPVIMGILVMGAFLTLIGNLLADIALAVADPRIRIG; encoded by the coding sequence GTGCTGACGTATCTGGCTAAGCGGCTTATCTTCATGGTGCCGATGCTTCTCGGCATCACGATCATTTCTTTTCTGATCGTGCATCTGCCGCCGGGAGAACCGGGAGCGCTGGGCCTTGAGATGAATCCCAAGGTGACCAAAGAGGTGCGCGAGAGAGTCCGCGCTCTTTACGACCTCGACAAGCCGCTGCACGTCCAATATTACTTGTGGCTGAAGCGCTTCGTGAAACTCGATTTCGGCCGCTCCTTCAGTTCAGACCGCAGGCTTGTGATCGATAAAATAACCGAGCGCCTTCCGATCACGGTTAGTCTCAATCTGCTCGCCATGATACTTGAGCTTGCCTTCGGAATCCCTATCGGGATCTACTGCGCGAAATACAAGGGTTCGGTTCTTGACAAAGGACTGACCGCCTTTGTCTTCGCCGGTTTTGCAATCCCCACGTTCTGGCTCGCCCTGCTCTGCATGCTTTTATTCGGGGTCCATCTCGATCTCCTTCCCATCACCGGACTAAAGTCGTTCAACTATTCGGAGCTTTCATTCTTTGGAAAAGTCGCTGACCTTGCGCGTCACCTGATTCTCCCGGTACTTATTTCTGCTGTTGGTGGTCTGGCAGGTATGTCGCGCTTCATGAAGAGCAGCTTGCTCGAAGTCTTGCGACAGGATTACATCACGACAGCGTACGCCAAGGGACTTCCGGAAGGGATGATCTTGAGAAAGCATGCGGTTCGCAATGCCCTGCTCTCGGTAATCACTATACTCGGCATGGCCGTACCGGGACTCATCGGGGGCAGCGTGATCTTTGAGACCATCTTCGGCATCCCAGGCATGGGGCAGCTTTTTTATATGAGCGTGATGTCCCGTGATTTTCCGGTCATCATGGGCATTCTGGTGATGGGAGCATTCCTCACGCTTATCGGTAACCTGCTTGCGGATATTGCTCTTGCGGTGGCTGACCCGAGAATTAGAATAGGTTAA